A stretch of Vibrio aphrogenes DNA encodes these proteins:
- a CDS encoding M15 family metallopeptidase, whose amino-acid sequence MMNYSLEQLTGLTQTHLTSILVGEKTFLVHKQIKPQLEGLIQQAQVNGFAFSIASSFRDYPRQALIWNGKFSGERPILDNHSQPLDPHRLSDLEKVYAIMRWSALPGASRHHWGCELDVYARNCLPSEVSLKLEPWEYLTGHQAEFNQWLNEYLPQFGFYRPYQADRNGVAIEPWHISHIQTGQTMLQQLTVEKLQHVWEQHPFLGSKLVSEHAESLYKRFIVNISQA is encoded by the coding sequence ATGATGAACTATTCACTTGAGCAATTAACCGGATTAACTCAAACCCATTTAACGTCAATCCTCGTGGGAGAGAAAACGTTTTTAGTGCATAAACAGATAAAACCGCAGTTAGAGGGGTTGATCCAACAGGCTCAAGTGAATGGCTTTGCATTTTCTATCGCCAGTAGCTTTCGTGATTACCCTCGCCAAGCATTGATCTGGAATGGTAAATTTTCTGGCGAACGCCCTATTCTCGATAACCATAGCCAGCCACTTGATCCTCACCGGTTATCCGATTTGGAAAAAGTCTATGCGATTATGCGTTGGTCGGCTTTACCCGGAGCCAGCCGTCATCATTGGGGGTGTGAGCTGGATGTGTATGCACGTAATTGCCTCCCCTCAGAAGTCAGTCTCAAACTCGAACCATGGGAATATTTAACTGGGCATCAAGCTGAATTTAACCAATGGCTTAACGAGTACCTGCCTCAATTTGGCTTTTATCGCCCTTATCAAGCCGATCGCAATGGGGTAGCGATTGAACCTTGGCATATCAGCCATATTCAAACTGGCCAAACGATGCTACAGCAACTCACTGTCGAAAAATTACAACACGTTTGGGAACAGCATCCATTCCTAGGCTCAAAGCTCGTCTCTGAGCATGCTGAAAGCCTATACAAGCGCTTTATTGTCAATATTAGTCAAGCATAA
- the bamC gene encoding outer membrane protein assembly factor BamC produces MKFSHQLVISSLAVLVLSACAGDPEERRQAKDDFAYLDTSLDQQWKSLPDAQPQFYPQYNVPQGNFSGNLGPAVDIRAPQQVLELIPGARIEKQDSDVTVWLISQDELDKVWTMIHRVADEKQIALRSDTATSLETDWVNLSAQDESYPIAGRYEIERLQAGGRYGFHVSLVEWKENGDEIQLTPEIKDRYSSTMVNYITTQYDKQVTEEARLRALELINNIPVVMGKDRSGLPVIIARAPYDLLWTKLDKTLPSIGFTVEDKNRSQGMMDTDYKAPEDSVWQQLGVEPLTLNNKNYSFLLGDLDNRTSINVTDDDGKPLPEEQLQTLIPVLQALFDNDKQHK; encoded by the coding sequence ATGAAATTCTCTCACCAGCTGGTGATTAGCTCGTTAGCGGTATTGGTATTGTCGGCATGTGCTGGCGATCCTGAAGAACGTCGTCAGGCAAAAGATGATTTTGCTTATTTAGATACCTCGTTAGATCAGCAATGGAAAAGTTTGCCAGATGCGCAACCTCAGTTTTACCCTCAATATAATGTTCCGCAAGGTAACTTTTCTGGCAACTTAGGCCCTGCTGTTGATATTCGTGCCCCACAACAAGTGTTAGAGCTTATCCCTGGTGCTCGAATTGAAAAACAAGATAGCGACGTGACCGTATGGTTAATTAGCCAAGACGAGCTAGACAAAGTTTGGACTATGATTCACCGAGTGGCGGATGAAAAACAGATCGCGTTACGTAGCGATACGGCGACCTCTTTAGAAACCGATTGGGTGAATTTGAGTGCTCAAGATGAATCTTACCCAATTGCGGGTCGCTATGAGATTGAGCGCTTGCAAGCCGGGGGGCGTTATGGCTTTCATGTTTCCTTGGTGGAATGGAAAGAAAATGGTGATGAGATTCAGTTAACACCAGAGATCAAAGATCGTTATTCCAGCACTATGGTTAACTACATTACGACTCAATACGACAAGCAAGTAACGGAAGAAGCAAGACTGCGAGCTTTAGAATTGATTAATAATATTCCGGTCGTTATGGGTAAAGACCGCAGTGGCTTACCGGTGATTATTGCTCGTGCTCCGTATGATTTGTTATGGACTAAACTGGATAAGACATTACCATCGATTGGTTTTACGGTAGAAGATAAGAACCGCTCTCAAGGTATGATGGATACCGATTATAAAGCGCCTGAAGATTCAGTTTGGCAGCAATTAGGGGTTGAACCATTAACGCTAAATAATAAGAACTACAGTTTCTTATTAGGTGACTTGGATAACCGTACGTCGATCAACGTGACCGATGATGATGGTAAACCACTTCCAGAAGAACAGCTGCAAACCTTGATCCCCGTATTGCAGGCGTTGTTTGATAACGATAAACAACATAAATAA
- a CDS encoding DUF2919 domain-containing protein yields MQYAVTYRLEDYDKQGFLKPSLWLWFGWLFLAKAWVVFIVASASRTMSATLLEVIYPLTDSLYLGLIVGFPIIILAWSMPLRTPERQWLNRLLSFGREYTVLVVLVQMGLTFYHLSITQWQFNWSDAITLLGLVWLLIFLLQSKRARDTFTTPQLN; encoded by the coding sequence GTGCAATATGCCGTCACGTACCGATTAGAAGATTATGATAAACAAGGGTTTTTAAAGCCCAGTCTTTGGTTATGGTTTGGTTGGCTGTTTTTAGCGAAAGCTTGGGTGGTGTTTATTGTTGCCAGTGCCAGCCGTACGATGAGTGCGACTTTGCTAGAAGTTATTTATCCGCTGACAGATAGTTTATACTTGGGGCTAATCGTTGGTTTTCCCATTATTATCCTCGCTTGGAGTATGCCTTTAAGAACACCGGAACGGCAATGGTTAAATAGGCTATTGTCTTTTGGTCGAGAATATACGGTTTTGGTTGTGTTGGTACAAATGGGATTAACCTTTTACCATCTCTCTATAACCCAATGGCAGTTTAATTGGAGTGATGCGATTACCCTATTAGGCCTTGTTTGGCTGTTGATATTCTTACTGCAATCAAAACGGGCTCGAGATACCTTTACCACGCCACAACTGAATTAA
- the dapE gene encoding succinyl-diaminopimelate desuccinylase, which translates to MSASPVLELAQQLLERQSVTPEDAGCQDLMIERLQALGFEIEVMVFEDTTNFWARRGTKAPLFAFAGHTDVVPSGPLDQWHTPPFEPTVIDGYLHARGAADMKGSLACMVVAVERFIAEHPNHQGSIAFLITSDEEGPFINGTTRVVDTLMARNEIIDMCIVGEPSSTSQVGDVIKNGRRGSMTGDLTIKGIQGHVAYPHLANNPVHQALPALAELASTTWDNGNAYFPPTSFQIPNVAAGTGASNVIPGEFHVQFNFRFSTELTDQEIKRRVHSILDAHGLDYDLKWTLSGQPFLTDTGPLIDAVVAAVKAVNHQPAQLLTTGGTSDGRFIAQMGSQVVELGPVNATIHKVNECVKIADLEKLTDMYQKTLENCLAS; encoded by the coding sequence ATGTCTGCTAGCCCAGTACTCGAACTTGCACAACAGCTTCTAGAACGTCAATCGGTGACACCTGAAGATGCTGGTTGCCAAGATCTTATGATCGAACGTTTGCAAGCATTAGGCTTTGAAATTGAAGTCATGGTGTTTGAAGATACGACAAACTTTTGGGCCCGCCGTGGCACCAAAGCACCACTCTTTGCTTTTGCAGGCCATACTGATGTTGTTCCGTCAGGGCCACTGGACCAATGGCATACTCCCCCGTTTGAGCCGACGGTGATTGATGGTTATTTACATGCGCGTGGTGCGGCTGATATGAAAGGTTCGTTAGCTTGTATGGTCGTCGCCGTTGAGCGATTTATTGCAGAGCATCCTAACCATCAAGGTTCTATTGCGTTTCTCATCACCTCTGATGAAGAAGGGCCTTTCATCAATGGCACCACTCGTGTTGTCGATACCTTAATGGCACGCAATGAAATTATTGATATGTGCATTGTCGGGGAACCCTCTAGCACTAGCCAAGTGGGTGATGTCATTAAAAATGGCCGTCGAGGTTCGATGACTGGCGACTTGACCATTAAAGGTATTCAAGGGCACGTGGCTTACCCACATTTAGCCAATAATCCAGTCCATCAAGCCTTGCCTGCTTTGGCCGAATTAGCCTCCACCACCTGGGATAACGGCAATGCTTATTTTCCACCGACCAGCTTCCAAATCCCCAATGTGGCCGCCGGGACTGGTGCTTCGAATGTTATCCCTGGAGAATTTCACGTCCAGTTTAATTTTCGCTTTAGCACAGAGTTGACCGATCAAGAAATTAAACGCCGAGTCCACTCTATCTTAGATGCTCATGGTCTTGACTATGATCTAAAATGGACTTTAAGCGGACAGCCATTTTTAACCGATACCGGACCATTAATTGATGCGGTGGTCGCTGCAGTAAAAGCGGTGAATCATCAACCAGCGCAACTGCTGACCACGGGGGGCACATCGGATGGTCGTTTCATCGCACAAATGGGCAGCCAAGTGGTTGAATTAGGTCCCGTCAATGCCACCATTCATAAAGTCAATGAATGTGTGAAAATTGCCGACCTAGAAAAGCTGACCGATATGTATCAAAAAACTTTAGAGAATTGTCTAGCATCATGA
- a CDS encoding DUF2956 domain-containing protein, protein MKVNKKNISPQTQQDALTVAKSIQKPGQTKEQTKLIAQGIEKGIALYKKQHKEKLREADKLRKKQSQNAFKSAQDLPAHTEESSPRSQPTLLPWLLLLVSWVGFISYLLLLK, encoded by the coding sequence ATGAAAGTAAACAAGAAAAATATCTCTCCGCAAACTCAGCAAGATGCATTAACCGTTGCGAAATCGATTCAAAAGCCAGGTCAAACAAAAGAACAAACTAAACTTATCGCTCAAGGTATAGAAAAAGGCATCGCTTTATACAAAAAGCAGCATAAAGAAAAACTCAGAGAAGCCGATAAGCTACGTAAAAAACAATCTCAAAATGCCTTTAAGTCCGCACAAGACTTACCTGCGCACACAGAAGAGTCCTCACCACGCTCTCAGCCTACGCTTCTTCCTTGGTTACTGCTGCTCGTAAGTTGGGTTGGATTTATCAGTTATTTACTGCTCTTAAAATAA
- a CDS encoding helix-turn-helix domain-containing protein, with the protein MELSPVFARRLYIALLIKDVDRPNVPKLMAITGWPRRTIQDVLKALPAIGIDLSFVQDGRRHNDGYYTVNNWGPFDVRVLKKWKTDIASFLSLPAKL; encoded by the coding sequence GTGGAGTTAAGCCCGGTATTTGCAAGGCGTTTGTATATTGCTTTGCTAATAAAAGATGTTGATCGCCCAAATGTGCCGAAATTGATGGCGATAACAGGTTGGCCAAGAAGGACCATTCAGGATGTGTTAAAAGCCTTGCCGGCCATTGGTATTGATTTATCTTTTGTGCAAGATGGTCGCCGCCATAATGATGGCTATTATACTGTCAATAACTGGGGGCCATTTGATGTCCGAGTACTCAAAAAATGGAAAACAGATATTGCGAGCTTTTTGAGCCTGCCTGCCAAGCTGTAA
- a CDS encoding ArsC family reductase yields the protein MLTMYGIPNCDTIKKAKKWLESEGIDYQFHNYRKDGITPELVTAFCQTFGWDKVVNKRSTTYRQLTEEQKNQLDEHAAIALLVEHPAMIKRPILLSESVALIGFKAAEYDEKLK from the coding sequence ATGCTTACCATGTACGGTATCCCAAATTGTGACACCATAAAAAAAGCCAAAAAGTGGTTAGAGTCCGAAGGCATTGACTATCAATTTCATAACTACCGTAAAGATGGTATTACCCCGGAACTCGTCACTGCATTTTGTCAAACATTTGGCTGGGACAAAGTCGTCAACAAACGCAGCACAACGTATCGTCAACTGACTGAAGAGCAAAAAAATCAACTGGATGAACATGCGGCGATCGCTTTATTGGTGGAACACCCTGCTATGATAAAACGTCCAATATTACTGAGTGAATCGGTCGCGCTAATTGGATTTAAAGCCGCTGAATATGATGAAAAATTAAAATAA
- the crr gene encoding PTS glucose transporter subunit IIA, with translation MGLFDKLKKLVSDDTADAGAIEIIAPLSGEIVNIEDVPDVVFAEKIVGDGVAIKPNGDKMVAPVNGTIGKIFETNHAFSIESDDGIELFVHFGIDTVELKGEGFTRIAEEGQTVKAGDTVIEFDLAYLQENAKSTLTPVVISNMDEIKELNKLSGNVVVGETPVIRITK, from the coding sequence ATGGGTCTGTTTGACAAACTTAAGAAGCTAGTATCTGACGACACAGCTGACGCAGGCGCGATTGAAATCATCGCACCACTTTCTGGTGAAATTGTAAATATCGAAGACGTGCCAGATGTCGTTTTCGCTGAAAAAATCGTTGGTGATGGCGTTGCTATCAAGCCAAACGGTGACAAAATGGTTGCACCAGTAAACGGTACAATCGGTAAAATCTTTGAAACTAACCACGCTTTCTCTATCGAGTCTGACGATGGCATCGAGTTGTTCGTTCACTTTGGTATCGACACTGTTGAACTAAAAGGTGAAGGCTTTACTCGTATCGCTGAAGAAGGTCAAACTGTTAAAGCTGGTGACACAGTTATCGAATTCGATCTTGCCTACTTACAAGAAAATGCAAAATCAACACTAACACCAGTTGTTATCTCTAACATGGACGAAATCAAAGAGCTTAATAAGCTTTCTGGTAACGTTGTTGTTGGTGAAACTCCGGTTATCCGTATCACTAAGTAA
- a CDS encoding Dyp-type peroxidase produces MSQPQSAIIPEASPFSLKCLLKIKSNHTHVLEQLKALPELVALLNKEQTGANLYLSLAFTHAFWKKTNQAMPEELESFCELGQGDAYAPATDVDVLIHCHSTRHDLHFYVLRKLLSEISEEVEVIDETYGYRYLDSRDMTDFIDGTENPEGDERRAIAVIPEGEFAGGSYVMVQRYVHNLPAWSRLNVAAQEKVIGRTKPDSIELDNVPAQSHVGRVDIKEEGKGLKMLRHSLPYGSVSGEHGLLFIAYCNRLHNFKVLLDSMFGETDGKTDHLLRFTKAVTGAYFFAPSEEMLASLELV; encoded by the coding sequence ATGTCACAACCACAATCGGCAATTATTCCAGAAGCCAGCCCATTTTCATTGAAGTGTTTATTGAAAATTAAAAGCAATCACACTCATGTATTAGAGCAACTAAAAGCGCTTCCTGAGTTAGTTGCATTGTTAAATAAAGAGCAAACAGGGGCGAATTTATATCTGTCTCTTGCCTTTACTCACGCGTTTTGGAAAAAGACAAACCAAGCGATGCCAGAAGAGTTAGAATCTTTCTGTGAGCTAGGACAAGGTGATGCCTATGCTCCTGCAACCGATGTGGATGTGTTAATACATTGCCATTCTACCCGTCATGATCTGCATTTTTATGTATTGCGTAAATTACTCTCTGAGATCAGTGAAGAGGTTGAGGTTATCGATGAAACTTACGGTTACCGCTATTTAGATAGCCGTGATATGACCGATTTTATTGACGGTACTGAAAACCCAGAAGGGGATGAGCGTCGTGCTATTGCTGTCATTCCTGAAGGTGAGTTTGCTGGTGGTAGCTATGTGATGGTGCAGCGTTATGTCCATAACTTACCAGCGTGGAGCCGTTTAAACGTTGCAGCACAAGAAAAAGTGATAGGTCGTACTAAGCCAGATTCAATTGAACTGGATAATGTACCTGCGCAATCACACGTGGGCCGTGTAGATATCAAAGAAGAAGGTAAAGGTTTAAAAATGCTCCGTCATAGCCTGCCATATGGTTCGGTGTCTGGAGAGCATGGTTTGCTATTTATTGCCTATTGTAATCGCCTACATAATTTTAAAGTATTACTAGATAGTATGTTTGGTGAAACGGATGGTAAAACCGATCACTTATTACGCTTTACCAAAGCCGTAACAGGGGCGTACTTCTTTGCGCCATCAGAAGAGATGTTAGCGAGCTTAGAGTTAGTCTAG